The following coding sequences lie in one Trueperaceae bacterium genomic window:
- a CDS encoding Brp/Blh family beta-carotene 15,15'-dioxygenase, which produces MQTTAGGPHAPSADAAPFARLSLAVAATGWGLVASAVALAVLAPDAAAAAMFAPLLIGIVAFGLPHGALDHVVPARVGFAWGRTPAGVTAFLGAYLALAVATLAAWTVAPAAAFAAFLVATVAHWGQGDLRFLQLHLGRRALGWGDALATGALRGALPVAIPVLAYPDVVAGLLEHAATAVGAGGALPDPGAAPVRLVTAALLVGSGLGWLATLRRAWPTRVGVTLDVAEVALLAATFLLVPPYLAIGVYFLFWHALRHLVRLLVLRPRERRDVAEGRTARGWARLARDLTPMTVLAIGVLVGLWAWAAPRIDGAEGYVATYLVWISALTMPHMAVVAAMDVAPDAARPARA; this is translated from the coding sequence ATGCAGACGACGGCGGGGGGCCCGCACGCACCGTCGGCCGACGCGGCTCCGTTCGCGCGGCTGTCCCTCGCGGTGGCCGCCACCGGGTGGGGGCTGGTGGCGTCGGCGGTCGCGCTGGCGGTCCTCGCGCCCGACGCGGCGGCGGCCGCGATGTTCGCGCCGTTGCTGATCGGCATCGTCGCGTTCGGCCTCCCGCACGGCGCCCTCGATCACGTCGTCCCCGCCCGCGTCGGGTTCGCGTGGGGCCGCACGCCGGCCGGCGTGACGGCGTTTCTGGGCGCGTACCTGGCGCTCGCCGTCGCGACGTTGGCGGCGTGGACGGTCGCGCCCGCCGCCGCCTTCGCGGCGTTCCTGGTCGCGACGGTCGCGCACTGGGGGCAGGGGGACCTGCGTTTCCTGCAGCTGCACCTGGGGCGCCGCGCCCTGGGGTGGGGCGACGCCCTCGCGACGGGCGCGCTCCGCGGCGCGCTGCCGGTCGCAATCCCGGTCCTGGCGTACCCCGACGTCGTCGCCGGCCTGCTGGAGCACGCCGCGACGGCGGTCGGGGCGGGCGGCGCCCTCCCGGACCCCGGCGCGGCCCCGGTCCGCCTGGTGACGGCCGCACTGCTGGTCGGGAGCGGCCTGGGGTGGCTCGCGACGCTGCGGCGCGCCTGGCCGACGCGGGTCGGCGTGACGCTCGACGTCGCGGAGGTCGCGCTGCTCGCGGCGACGTTCCTCCTCGTCCCGCCCTACCTGGCGATCGGCGTGTACTTCCTGTTCTGGCACGCCCTGCGGCACCTGGTGCGCCTGTTGGTCCTCCGGCCGCGCGAGCGCCGGGACGTCGCGGAGGGCCGGACGGCGCGCGGGTGGGCGCGCCTCGCGCGCGACCTGACCCCGATGACGGTCCTGGCGATCGGCGTCCTGGTGGGGTTGTGGGCGTGGGCCGCGCCGCGCATCGACGGGGCGGAGGGGTACGTCGCGACGTACCTGGTGTGGATCAGCGCCCTCACGATGCCGCACATGGCGGTGGTCGCGGCCATGGACGTCGCGCCGGACGCCGCCCGCCCCGCGCGCGCCTGA
- the hslU gene encoding ATP-dependent protease ATPase subunit HslU, whose amino-acid sequence MSGDLVARPGKDLADLTPLEIVEALDAHIIGQHAAKRSVAVALRNHVRRRALPADVQGEVTPKNILMIGPTGVGKTEIARRLAKLARAPFVKVEATKFTEVGYVGRDVDGIVRDLAQAAHALVEAEKKAEVAEEAATLAERALLEALLPGGTEEGLERMRALLRKGDLEDRTVEIEVPEEPAGTPLGMPGMEEIGRNLQEMFQKMRPQGTQRRSLPVREARTVLQDLEAQKLLDDDEVASEAIHRAENRGIVFLDEIDKIAGDERAAGADVSGEGVQRDLLPVVEGTRVQTRLGMVATDHVLFIAAGAFASNRPSDLIPEMQGRFPIRVELDELTATDLQRILTQPRYALTRQYVDLLAVDGTDLTFDDGAIRAIAEVAERVNREVEDIGARRLHTILERVLEDVAFGTDLGAVTIDEAYVRARLGDVVGDEDLARYVL is encoded by the coding sequence GTGAGCGGCGACCTCGTGGCGCGCCCGGGCAAGGACCTCGCGGACCTCACGCCGCTCGAGATCGTCGAGGCGCTCGACGCGCACATCATCGGGCAGCACGCCGCGAAGCGCAGCGTCGCGGTGGCGCTGCGCAACCACGTCCGCCGCCGGGCGTTGCCCGCCGACGTGCAGGGCGAGGTGACCCCGAAGAACATCCTGATGATCGGCCCGACGGGGGTCGGGAAGACCGAAATCGCGCGGCGCCTCGCGAAGTTGGCGCGCGCCCCGTTCGTGAAGGTCGAAGCGACGAAGTTCACCGAGGTCGGCTACGTCGGGCGGGACGTCGACGGGATCGTGCGGGACCTCGCGCAGGCGGCGCACGCCCTCGTCGAGGCGGAGAAGAAGGCGGAGGTCGCCGAGGAGGCCGCCACCCTCGCGGAGCGCGCGCTGCTGGAGGCGCTGCTGCCGGGCGGGACCGAGGAGGGCCTGGAGCGCATGCGGGCGCTGTTGCGCAAGGGCGACCTCGAGGACCGCACCGTCGAGATCGAGGTGCCCGAGGAGCCGGCCGGCACGCCGCTCGGCATGCCGGGCATGGAGGAGATCGGCCGGAACCTGCAGGAGATGTTCCAGAAGATGCGGCCGCAGGGAACGCAGCGGCGCAGCCTCCCGGTGCGCGAAGCGCGGACGGTCCTGCAGGACCTCGAGGCGCAGAAGCTGCTGGACGACGACGAGGTGGCGAGCGAGGCGATCCATCGCGCGGAGAACCGCGGCATCGTGTTCCTCGACGAGATCGACAAGATCGCCGGGGACGAGCGCGCCGCCGGCGCGGACGTCTCCGGCGAGGGGGTGCAGCGCGACCTGTTGCCGGTCGTGGAGGGCACCCGCGTCCAGACCCGGCTGGGGATGGTCGCCACCGACCACGTGCTGTTCATCGCGGCCGGCGCCTTCGCGTCGAACCGCCCGTCGGACCTCATCCCAGAGATGCAGGGGCGCTTCCCGATCCGGGTGGAGCTCGACGAATTGACCGCCACCGACCTGCAGCGCATCCTGACGCAACCGCGCTACGCCCTCACCCGGCAGTACGTCGACCTGTTGGCGGTCGACGGCACCGACCTGACGTTCGACGACGGCGCGATCCGGGCGATCGCGGAGGTCGCCGAACGCGTCAACCGCGAGGTGGAGGACATCGGGGCGCGGCGCCTCCACACGATCCTCGAGCGGGTCCTGGAGGACGTCGCCTTCGGCACCGACCTGGGCGCGGTCACGATCGACGAGGCGTACGTACGGGCCCGGTTGGGCGACGTCGTCGGCGACGAGGACCTCGCCCGCTACGTGCTGTAG
- the hslV gene encoding ATP-dependent protease subunit HslV: MHGTTIVAVHKDGVSALAGDGQVTLGDQIVKRGAVKVRRLDRGPVVAGFAGAVSDAFTLMEKFEGYLAGAKGDLMRAAVETVKEWRTDRALRTLEAMLLVADAERILSLSGAGDVVAPDVPVAAVGSGGAYAAAAARALLEHTDLSAPRIAREAIRIAGDIDVYTSGEATVLAVPTDPDAPDPADPDGGEEGTA, encoded by the coding sequence ATGCACGGCACCACGATCGTCGCCGTCCACAAGGACGGCGTGAGCGCCCTCGCGGGCGACGGGCAGGTGACGCTCGGCGACCAGATCGTCAAGCGCGGCGCGGTGAAGGTCCGCCGCCTCGACCGCGGCCCCGTCGTCGCCGGCTTCGCCGGCGCGGTGAGCGACGCCTTCACGCTGATGGAGAAGTTCGAGGGGTACCTCGCCGGCGCGAAGGGCGACCTCATGCGCGCCGCGGTGGAGACCGTCAAGGAGTGGCGCACCGACCGGGCGCTGCGCACCCTCGAGGCGATGCTCCTCGTCGCCGACGCCGAACGCATCCTCAGCCTGTCGGGCGCCGGCGACGTCGTCGCCCCCGACGTGCCGGTCGCGGCGGTCGGGAGCGGCGGCGCGTACGCAGCTGCGGCGGCCCGGGCGCTCCTCGAGCACACCGACCTGAGCGCCCCTCGCATCGCGCGGGAGGCGATCCGCATCGCCGGCGACATCGACGTCTACACGAGCGGCGAAGCGACCGTCCTGGCGGTCCCCACCGACCCCGACGCGCCCGACCCCGCGGACCCCGACGGCGGCGAGGAGGGGACCGCGTGA
- a CDS encoding thymidine kinase, with the protein MQAHPYGGGWLEVVVGPMFSGKSEELIRRVTRALIAKQAVQVFKPAIDDRYEAIAVASHAGRTLEAVAVDGAADVAAKVADGTEVVAIDEAQFFDDALVPLVQDFADAGKRIVVAGLDLDFRGEPFGPVPTLLARAEHVEKLTAICRCGAAATRTQRLIGGHPAHYDDPVILVGAQERYEPRCRRCHDVPRAARAAPLFAAATARS; encoded by the coding sequence ATGCAGGCGCACCCGTACGGCGGTGGGTGGCTCGAGGTGGTCGTCGGGCCGATGTTCAGCGGGAAGTCCGAGGAACTCATCCGGCGCGTCACCCGCGCGTTGATCGCGAAGCAGGCGGTGCAGGTCTTCAAGCCGGCGATCGACGACCGCTACGAAGCGATCGCGGTCGCGAGTCACGCCGGCCGGACGCTGGAGGCGGTCGCCGTCGACGGCGCCGCCGACGTCGCCGCGAAGGTGGCGGACGGCACCGAGGTCGTGGCGATCGACGAAGCGCAGTTCTTCGACGACGCCCTCGTCCCCCTCGTGCAGGATTTCGCCGACGCCGGCAAACGGATCGTGGTCGCCGGCCTCGACCTCGATTTCCGGGGGGAGCCGTTCGGGCCGGTCCCGACCCTCCTCGCGCGCGCGGAGCACGTCGAGAAGCTCACCGCGATCTGCCGCTGCGGGGCGGCGGCGACGCGCACGCAACGCCTCATCGGGGGGCACCCCGCCCACTACGACGACCCGGTCATCCTCGTCGGCGCGCAGGAGCGCTACGAGCCGCGCTGCCGCCGCTGCCACGACGTGCCGCGCGCCGCGCGCGCCGCCCCGTTGTTCGCCGCGGCGACCGCGCGGTCCTGA
- the aspS gene encoding aspartate--tRNA(Asn) ligase, translating into MTDSTPAPDTGPDPTPRTLARDLAAHEGERVLLRGWVHARRDLGGVRFLVLRDRSGLAQCVLRDATIPLPESAVEVRGVVAASAKAPGGYEVQADALDVLAEATVPPPVELPKASWHAAPETLLQYRAVTVRTPEAQATGKVAAELVAAFRAFLDDAAFTEIFTPKLVAAGAEGGADLFEVDYYGTRAYLAQSPQLYKQIMVAVFERVYETAPVFRAEASHTVRHLAEYLSLDVELGFIRDEGDVMDLQEQLLRSMVRRTWDRAAGELERLGAEPPLADAPFPRIPLLEARTLVEERYGHVSGGKDLDPEAERLVGRWAKEEHGSDFVFVTRYPEAARPFYTFPTGDGLTRGLDLLFRGTEITSGGQRVHDPDVLVRELEKRGMDPGRFEGYLEVFRHGMPPHGGFAIGTERLTALLVGLPNVRFARAFPRDGSRLHP; encoded by the coding sequence GTGACCGACTCCACGCCCGCCCCCGACACCGGCCCCGACCCCACGCCCCGGACCCTCGCGCGCGACCTGGCCGCGCACGAGGGCGAACGCGTCCTGCTGCGCGGGTGGGTGCACGCCCGCCGCGACCTCGGGGGGGTGCGCTTCCTCGTGCTGCGCGACCGCTCCGGCCTCGCGCAGTGCGTCCTGCGCGACGCCACCATCCCCCTCCCCGAAAGTGCGGTGGAGGTGCGCGGCGTCGTCGCCGCGTCCGCGAAGGCGCCCGGCGGGTACGAGGTGCAGGCGGACGCCCTCGACGTCCTCGCCGAAGCCACCGTGCCGCCCCCCGTGGAGCTCCCGAAGGCGTCCTGGCACGCCGCGCCGGAGACGCTGCTGCAGTACCGTGCCGTCACCGTCCGCACGCCCGAAGCGCAGGCGACCGGCAAGGTCGCCGCGGAGCTCGTCGCGGCGTTCCGTGCGTTCCTCGACGACGCGGCCTTCACCGAGATCTTCACGCCGAAACTCGTCGCCGCCGGCGCGGAGGGCGGCGCGGACCTGTTCGAGGTCGACTACTACGGCACCCGCGCCTACCTCGCGCAGTCGCCGCAGCTCTACAAACAGATCATGGTCGCGGTCTTCGAACGCGTCTACGAGACCGCCCCGGTCTTCCGCGCCGAGGCGTCGCACACCGTCCGGCACCTCGCGGAGTACCTCAGCCTCGACGTCGAGCTGGGCTTCATCCGCGACGAGGGCGACGTCATGGATCTCCAGGAGCAGCTGCTGCGCAGCATGGTCCGTCGCACCTGGGACCGCGCCGCGGGCGAACTGGAGCGGCTCGGGGCGGAGCCGCCCCTCGCCGACGCGCCGTTCCCCCGCATCCCGCTGCTCGAGGCGCGCACCCTCGTCGAGGAACGCTACGGGCACGTCTCGGGCGGCAAGGACCTCGACCCCGAAGCGGAACGCCTCGTCGGGCGCTGGGCGAAGGAGGAGCACGGCAGCGACTTCGTGTTCGTCACGCGCTACCCCGAAGCCGCCCGACCGTTCTACACCTTCCCGACGGGCGACGGGCTGACGCGCGGGCTCGACCTGTTGTTCCGCGGGACCGAGATCACGTCCGGCGGGCAACGCGTGCACGACCCCGACGTCCTCGTGCGCGAGCTCGAGAAGCGCGGGATGGACCCCGGCCGCTTCGAGGGGTACCTCGAGGTGTTCCGGCACGGCATGCCGCCCCACGGCGGCTTCGCGATCGGGACCGAACGCCTCACGGCGCTCCTCGTCGGCCTCCCCAACGTCCGCTTCGCGCGGGCCTTCCCGCGCGACGGCAGCCGCCTGCACCCCTGA
- a CDS encoding NUDIX domain-containing protein encodes MPNAANHVAAVAVLVLHAGRVLALRRAAGAEAAPGVWEALSGRIEPGEAPRDAARREVCEESGLDVAVEVRPWTAYAASRAGEPMVVVVYRATPQAPDPAVVLSAEHEAYAWLDADAFAAYSPIAPLAAAVRTALDAAPPAPPTPRATGG; translated from the coding sequence GTGCCGAACGCCGCCAACCACGTCGCCGCCGTCGCCGTCCTCGTCCTCCACGCGGGCCGCGTGCTGGCGCTCCGGCGCGCCGCCGGCGCGGAGGCCGCCCCCGGCGTCTGGGAGGCGCTGTCGGGCCGCATCGAGCCGGGCGAAGCGCCCCGCGACGCCGCCCGCCGCGAGGTGTGCGAGGAGTCGGGCCTCGACGTCGCCGTCGAGGTGCGCCCCTGGACGGCGTACGCCGCGTCGCGGGCGGGCGAGCCGATGGTCGTCGTCGTCTACCGCGCCACCCCGCAGGCCCCGGACCCCGCCGTCGTCCTCAGTGCGGAGCACGAGGCGTACGCGTGGCTCGACGCCGACGCCTTCGCAGCGTACAGCCCCATCGCGCCGCTCGCCGCCGCCGTCCGGACCGCCCTCGACGCCGCGCCCCCGGCACCCCCCACCCCACGCGCCACCGGGGGATGA
- a CDS encoding alpha-amylase family glycosyl hydrolase: protein MSAPVRREARRLYGEVGDALADDLLRVATAFREAHPAPAVPPARRMSERDALLITYADALRRDGEAPLRTLRTWLEGPLADTVSTVHVLPFHPWSSDDGFAVKSYDAVDPRYGTWRDVEGLAAHHRLMVDAVVNHASAQGDWFAAYLRGDAPQRTWFRSEAPDADVRGVVRPRTTPLLTKFAAHDGDRWVWTTFGPDQVDLDYRDPTLLREIVSVLLAYVEHGAQVLRLDAVTYLWKELGTPCAHHPHTHGLIRLLRAVLEVAAPYVVVLTETNVPHAENVAYFGSGDDEAQMVYNFALPPLVLHTMTTGDVGPLRTWAADLRTPSDATWFLNFLASHDGIGVRAVESILPPDAIDRLVERTLALGGQVGRKRDADGRETPYELNVGYLDALRTPSVEEPLEREVARFAAAHAVMMALPGVPALYLHSLLGSRGAPDLAHATGTPRAINRAKLDADATLRELADPTSRRARILHVLQHLLRTRRSHPAFHPNAPHAIPDAPPGVLAIRRGDDAPVTAVHELAGRDARADLPAGRDLLTGERWQAGPHDLAPYEVRWIAEAGP from the coding sequence GTGAGCGCCCCCGTCCGGCGCGAAGCGCGACGCCTCTACGGCGAGGTCGGCGACGCCCTCGCCGACGACCTGCTGCGCGTCGCGACGGCGTTCCGGGAGGCGCACCCGGCCCCCGCCGTCCCGCCCGCACGGCGCATGAGCGAACGCGACGCGCTGTTGATCACGTACGCCGACGCCCTCCGCCGCGACGGCGAAGCCCCCCTCCGCACCCTCCGGACGTGGCTCGAGGGGCCGCTCGCCGACACCGTCTCCACCGTCCACGTCCTCCCCTTCCACCCCTGGTCGTCCGACGACGGGTTCGCCGTGAAGAGCTACGACGCCGTCGACCCGCGCTACGGCACGTGGCGCGACGTCGAGGGCCTCGCCGCGCACCACCGCCTCATGGTGGACGCGGTCGTGAACCACGCCTCGGCGCAGGGGGACTGGTTCGCCGCCTACCTGCGCGGCGACGCCCCGCAACGCACCTGGTTCCGCAGCGAAGCGCCGGACGCCGACGTGCGCGGCGTCGTGCGGCCTCGCACGACGCCGCTCCTCACGAAGTTCGCCGCCCACGACGGCGACCGCTGGGTCTGGACGACGTTCGGACCCGACCAGGTGGACCTCGACTACCGCGACCCGACGCTCCTGCGCGAGATCGTCTCGGTCCTGCTCGCGTACGTCGAGCACGGTGCGCAGGTGCTGCGCCTGGACGCCGTGACGTACCTCTGGAAGGAGTTGGGGACGCCCTGCGCGCACCACCCGCACACGCACGGCCTGATCCGCCTCCTGCGCGCCGTGCTCGAGGTCGCCGCCCCGTACGTCGTGGTGCTCACCGAAACGAACGTGCCGCACGCGGAGAACGTCGCGTACTTCGGGTCGGGGGACGACGAAGCGCAGATGGTCTACAACTTCGCCCTCCCGCCCCTCGTCCTGCACACGATGACGACCGGCGACGTCGGTCCCCTCCGAACGTGGGCGGCGGACCTGCGCACCCCGAGCGACGCGACGTGGTTCCTGAACTTCCTCGCCAGCCACGACGGGATCGGCGTGCGCGCCGTCGAGTCGATCCTGCCCCCCGACGCGATCGACCGCCTCGTCGAGCGGACCCTCGCCCTGGGCGGCCAGGTCGGCCGGAAGCGCGACGCGGACGGCCGCGAGACCCCCTACGAACTGAACGTCGGCTACCTCGACGCGCTGCGCACGCCGAGCGTCGAGGAACCGCTCGAGCGCGAGGTCGCCCGGTTCGCCGCGGCGCACGCGGTCATGATGGCGCTCCCCGGCGTGCCGGCGCTGTACCTGCACAGCCTGCTGGGCTCGCGCGGCGCGCCGGACCTGGCGCACGCCACCGGCACGCCACGCGCCATCAACCGCGCGAAGCTCGACGCCGACGCCACCCTCCGCGAGCTCGCCGACCCCACCTCGCGCCGCGCCCGCATCCTGCACGTTCTGCAGCACCTGCTCCGCACGCGGCGGTCGCACCCCGCCTTCCACCCGAACGCCCCCCACGCGATCCCCGACGCCCCGCCGGGCGTCCTCGCGATCCGCCGGGGCGACGACGCGCCCGTCACCGCCGTTCACGAGCTCGCCGGTCGCGACGCGCGGGCGGACCTCCCCGCCGGCCGCGACCTGCTCACCGGCGAGCGGTGGCAGGCCGGCCCGCACGACCTCGCCCCGTACGAGGTCCGCTGGATCGCGGAGGCCGGCCCCTGA
- a CDS encoding glycosyltransferase family 4 protein, with the protein MRALHLATRLAGTDGVSLEATKVARVLGDLGFERRDVAGDVETPGAVALPAMHFRAPEARALQRRAFPPADAPDDPTLPTDLATAADRLADAMLPVVRHAAPDLLVVQNAWAIPMHLPLAGALARVVDATGLPTLSHEHDYAWERDRFAHPRVPDWLETYFPWDAPHVRHLAINTPAADALAQRRGLHATVAPNVMDFGAPRPTPDEAADVRARVRAALGLQHDRRLILQPTRVVPRKGIHLAVELLARLDDPRNVLVITHASGDEGDATLAALRAQADAAGVDLRYVPDAFGPARDDAHFALRDAYLAADFVTYPSLYEGFGNALLETLAFDRVALVNRYDVYVADIAPAGLDLVEIDGAIDHAAVARVRALLDDPEARARIAAANRTRAAAHFGLPALRAALEGPLASLGVTA; encoded by the coding sequence GTGCGTGCCCTGCACCTCGCCACCCGCCTCGCCGGCACCGACGGCGTCTCCCTCGAAGCGACGAAGGTCGCGCGCGTGCTCGGGGACCTGGGCTTCGAGCGCCGCGACGTCGCCGGCGACGTCGAGACGCCCGGCGCCGTCGCGCTGCCCGCCATGCACTTCCGCGCGCCCGAGGCGCGCGCCCTGCAGCGGCGCGCCTTCCCCCCCGCCGACGCGCCCGACGACCCGACGCTGCCCACCGACCTCGCCACCGCCGCCGACCGCCTCGCCGATGCGATGCTTCCCGTCGTGCGTCACGCCGCCCCCGACCTCCTCGTCGTCCAGAACGCCTGGGCGATCCCCATGCACCTCCCGCTCGCCGGCGCGCTCGCGCGCGTCGTCGACGCGACCGGCCTCCCGACCCTCTCGCACGAACACGACTACGCCTGGGAGCGCGACCGCTTCGCCCACCCGCGCGTCCCCGACTGGCTCGAGACCTACTTCCCGTGGGACGCCCCCCACGTGCGGCACCTGGCGATCAACACCCCCGCCGCCGACGCGCTCGCGCAGCGCAGGGGGCTGCACGCCACCGTCGCCCCGAACGTCATGGACTTCGGCGCCCCCCGCCCCACCCCCGACGAGGCGGCCGACGTCCGCGCCCGCGTCCGCGCGGCGTTGGGGCTCCAGCACGACCGCCGCCTGATCCTGCAACCCACCCGCGTCGTGCCCCGCAAAGGCATCCACCTCGCCGTCGAGCTCCTCGCGCGACTCGACGACCCCCGCAACGTCCTCGTCATCACCCACGCCTCGGGCGACGAGGGGGACGCCACCCTCGCCGCCCTCCGCGCCCAGGCGGACGCCGCAGGGGTCGACCTGCGCTACGTCCCCGACGCCTTCGGACCCGCCCGGGACGATGCGCACTTCGCGCTTCGAGACGCCTACCTCGCCGCCGACTTCGTCACGTACCCCAGCCTGTACGAGGGGTTCGGCAACGCCCTCCTGGAGACCCTCGCGTTCGACCGGGTCGCGCTCGTGAATCGCTACGACGTCTACGTCGCCGACATCGCCCCCGCCGGCCTCGACCTCGTCGAGATCGACGGCGCGATCGACCACGCCGCCGTCGCGCGCGTCCGCGCGCTCCTCGACGACCCCGAGGCGCGCGCCCGGATCGCTGCGGCGAACCGCACCCGCGCCGCCGCCCACTTCGGCCTCCCCGCCCTCCGCGCGGCGCTCGAGGGGCCCCTCGCTTCGCTCGGGGTCACGGCGTGA
- a CDS encoding carbohydrate ABC transporter permease: MMRTSPAGFALASLVGAFAAALLVLAWSLLTTLTTTGAASAPLGWALASGAALGGVLAALRRGKDTPAPAAWTAGAAVGLAWAAASGGAPLDLAHPFWGAPAAVVTWILIGQTTRYGLREIDLVRVDPHDRERVLLRGLRGVGFGFFVTIVVLPFWFMVASSLKPRAELLRDPTNLAIDVSRGLTELLVGYREVLITFDFARFILNSTFVAVVTVAITLALAVLGAYAVTRLRFPGRAWLSRSILLIYMFPAIVLVIPLYAIFSQLGLRDTLPGLLVVYPATTLPVALYMLRSYFQTLPKDLEEAGMIDGSTRLGVIWRITLPLSLPALASVGLYVFMIAWNEFLFAFMFLDSPEIFTLSRGMVALDSQEVPRQYLMAGAVVVTVPIMILFFWFEKYLVGGLTSGGVKG, from the coding sequence ATGATGCGCACCTCACCCGCCGGCTTCGCCCTCGCGAGCCTCGTCGGCGCCTTCGCCGCCGCCCTCCTCGTGCTCGCCTGGAGCCTCCTCACGACCCTCACGACCACCGGGGCGGCCTCCGCACCGCTCGGGTGGGCGCTCGCGTCGGGCGCCGCGCTCGGCGGCGTCCTCGCCGCCCTCCGCCGCGGCAAGGACACGCCCGCGCCCGCCGCCTGGACCGCCGGGGCGGCGGTGGGGCTCGCGTGGGCGGCGGCGTCGGGCGGCGCGCCCCTCGACCTCGCCCACCCGTTCTGGGGCGCCCCCGCCGCCGTCGTGACGTGGATCCTGATCGGCCAGACCACCCGCTACGGGCTGCGCGAGATCGACCTCGTGCGCGTCGACCCGCACGACCGCGAACGGGTCCTGCTGCGCGGGCTGCGCGGCGTGGGGTTCGGCTTCTTCGTCACCATCGTCGTCCTGCCGTTCTGGTTCATGGTCGCCTCGTCGCTCAAGCCCCGGGCGGAGCTGTTGCGCGACCCGACGAACCTCGCGATCGACGTCTCCCGCGGGCTCACGGAGCTCCTCGTCGGCTACCGCGAGGTCCTGATCACGTTCGACTTCGCGCGCTTCATCCTCAACAGCACCTTCGTCGCCGTCGTCACCGTCGCGATCACCCTCGCCCTCGCGGTGCTCGGCGCGTACGCCGTGACGCGCCTCCGCTTCCCCGGGCGCGCCTGGCTGTCGCGCTCGATCCTGCTGATCTACATGTTCCCCGCCATCGTGCTCGTCATCCCGCTCTACGCGATCTTCAGCCAACTGGGGCTGCGCGACACCCTCCCCGGCCTGCTGGTCGTCTACCCCGCCACCACCCTCCCCGTCGCGCTGTACATGCTCCGCAGCTACTTCCAGACGCTCCCCAAGGACCTCGAGGAGGCCGGCATGATCGACGGCTCGACGCGCCTCGGGGTCATCTGGCGCATCACCCTGCCGCTGTCGCTCCCCGCCCTCGCCTCGGTCGGCCTGTACGTGTTCATGATCGCCTGGAACGAGTTCCTGTTCGCCTTCATGTTCCTCGACAGCCCCGAGATCTTCACCCTCTCGCGCGGCATGGTGGCGCTCGACTCGCAGGAGGTCCCCCGCCAGTACCTCATGGCCGGCGCGGTCGTCGTGACGGTCCCCATCATGATCCTGTTCTTCTGGTTCGAGAAGTACCTCGTCGGGGGCCTGACCTCCGGAGGGGTGAAGGGATGA